Sequence from the Acropora muricata isolate sample 2 chromosome 10, ASM3666990v1, whole genome shotgun sequence genome:
tttcatcatatttgatcaaaatttggttgagtatatgacgtcatcaattggctaatttgcatattttaaacacttaaatatctctggaacgaaaagagatatttgaaaatagcaaacagcatttttcttgtcacacAGGCTACTTgcttatgctttaaaatgggtttgattggaaagatgtgattttcgtcacagtaccactttaaatatctccagaactaatgcagatatttgcaaacagtaaatggcatttttatcctttcatgggattctatatgatacacctaaaaaatcaaggggtaaaaatttgatcatagtaccactttaaataaacaaaaaacatttttaagccttgtttttaaccagccccgttgccatggcaacagcacacacattaaacaaaatgcaaaattgcTCTTACAAGAAACAGgcgccaaatcataaatagCTTAGAAGCAATGGtgcttgaaaactgtgttcagccaccttaaaacACTGCATGAATATTAGTGAGAGTGGCATGTTTGCATGTAATGCAGGCATCATCCATGAGCTGCAAATGAAATCAAACCAAATTGCATTGCATCCATTACATTAACAGTAAACCTTTGTGTTTGGCTTTCTTGAGTAAAAATGTATGTTTTGTATTTCACATCATAACAGAAGAGAATGGTCAGCTAGTTGGGACATACCCACCATTTGCTGGTCAAATCTTCAAATTTACCAGGCAAATGACCAATGACAAGTGCTAATTTCCAGGCATGCATAATATGTgggttggtttttttttggttctcaTCTCTTCTCTTGGAGGTGTTTCTGGTGGAACTCCAGTCATCTCCTCTCTTTggatttcattttaaaaccTATGCCATTGTGATGCTACTGTAAACCTGCCTTGATTTTTCATGCCTACCTTACTGAtgtgaacattttcttttcctttttacaataaatgtttttttttctccacagaGCTATTATTCCATTCCAGCAAGTTCATCATTTGGTAAACCCACTGAACGACCACAAGAAGGTTCAAGTCAGTTGTGATGGCCAGGTCAgccaagtttttgttttgtcattgtATGTACCAATTTACAATCCTACCCAACCTCAATTGGGAGCAACCCACAACTCTGTTCTGAGTGGCTGCATTGTATTGCATGGCCTCCAATTTTACCCCAACAAATAATTTGCCTCTCCCCTTAATCACTTGTTGAAcgctaataattattgtaataaaaattattgttgcagTCTAGATATAAGCAGACAGGCATTGGAATTGGAAGAGAAAGTTCAAGAATATTACTTCTCTTGCCGTGTTCAAATCATCTTATTTTaggaaattttcaattttcaattttcttactTATGCTCTAATTTATGAAGGTCTATAAAACAATCTGTGCTtaagggaaaaagaaaagttaaaaatgctGTAAAATTTCAGGGGCTAGAACCCAAGATTGGTGAAGAGCTTTGCAAGCTGTGGGATGCAGACAATTCCAGTTGGGTGGACGCACTCCAAGGGCAAACCATAGCATAAACAGGCGGGGAAAGCCCTCACTACAATCAGATCCTCACTCCACCCTAGCCAGCGGCAGAGTTCTCAGCCAAACCTTGCCTACACTGCAATGCAGCAGGTGTACACAGCTCACACCCAGTCCCTCCACACCCCTGTACCGATTCCATCTCCTCGACACACCATCCCTGCCCACTATCCTGGTCACCAAGTTGTGACACCACAGCCTATGGCAGTCCACACACATTCAAGAGTTCCCTTTGGCGCTCAAGCTGCAGCATTACAGTCTCAGTTTCATGCAACAGCACCAAGATTCACTGAAGCCCTCCCTCAGACACCCAGTGTAAGGACAATGGGACCACCCCCACAGGGTTCAAGAGGACCACTTAATGCTTCAAGGAAATAAGCAcactgaaaataaatttttctttttggctttTGTTAATGCTTTCTGATTCCTGCTGTGAACCATGATTGTTCAAAACCTGAGTTTAATAGCTACCCTGAAATGGGGCTATTTTTTGAATGTGTCATTCTGTTGGCATGTTAGGGTAGGGGTAGTCTCTTTCACTGCGGtatttcgggatgtcacgcaacggcTCCGAAAGAACCTTTCTCGTGACATCCCGGAAGCCGGCTGCTAAGGAAACTAGGGTAGGGgagattttcaaagaaaaatatgtaCACACTCAGTAACACAAGATATTTATAATAATTCAAAACAATCTTTACGGTCATAAAAGAACTAGCTACcattttacactgatgaagtaAACTGAGACAGCCTTGGTTAATAACTTGAAGAATTGTGTGCTACACAGTCAGATGGAAAAATCAGTGCATTGCTTCgattattaatgataataaacaTAATGATATCAAAAGTGTCTAAAAAAATGCAATTCATTTGCATACTGTGTACAACTGTGAAAAGATAAATTTCATAAGTTTTTTGGCTGGGTCCAGTTGGTTGAAAGCCGGTTTTCTGTGAGAGATAATATTGTTTTCTCACAGGTTAAAAGTCATGTTAgtttcaataatttttgttaatttgaattttgaaaataaactactaaaactttttttaatcatggacaaaaaaaggttttgacaagaataaaaagaattttgtcacagactgaaaaataattttgccaaGACTGAAAGAAttttgtcatggaaaaaaaattttatcatggataaaaattattttttcatggatgaaaattattttgtcgtgtatgaaaataattttctcatggatcaaaaagaattttgtcatggataacaataattttgtcatggataaaataattttgtcatggatcaaaaagaattttgtcatggataaaaattattttgtccTGGATGAAAATTATTTTGTCATGGATAAAAGTAagtttgtcaagaaaaaaataattttgtcatgACAGGTGTGGACCACCGTACTTGGCATTAAgtaacacaaaaacaaaatcccGGAGGAAAAATTTTTGTTCTCAAAGAAACCTAAAATGCCAAGCAATCGTTTTCTTCAAGCTCTGATTTACCTAGAGTTAAATTGAGCATTTTCCCCATTTAGTTAGATAATATTATTGATCACCAACAATAAACCACTGTGTGCAACGTTTGTGACATCTACATAATAAATTATATCAGGAGTCTCGTTGTCCCAGTGCATTGGCTTACCCTGACTGGCCACTTGAGTCCTAACAACTATTCTTGTTGTTTCTCTAAGAGGTTTCCTCTGTCAAGTACTCTTGGTACCCCAGCCTGTTCAAAAAACTAAGACTTCCATCATCTAATTAAAGTGTTTGATGGTAGGTCAAACTAGAAAGTCTTCCAAGTTTATCCAGATTCACTACAGATTCTCTTTAAAAAAAGATTAATTTATTTACTCTTAACATTATACAAATGCTATACAAATTTCAGCTAACCCTAACAATGTCCATTGTTTTTACACTTTTCTGTAGTTTTCACTTTTCCATATCCCTTAGTAAACTTAGTATAGCAATACTGTTGtgttatttttcactttttggtaTTCTCTTCACACACTTAGTACACCTCATATAGCAGTACTATTGTGTTTTTCACCATGTCCTATAGTAGTATCTTTACTACAATCATGGCAATACGTATGTACAGGGCTGCCAACTCTCCCAGATAACCTGGGAGACTCCAGGTTTTGGAGAGTACCTCCTAGTCTTCATATTAGAGTCTGAAATATCCCAGAATATCCCCAAAATTCGTCATTTCATGTGAGACTTGACTTTCACGCCGATAAAATTCAAAGTATCTTATGTTGTTTAAGCTAATTTACCATTAGCATCcattacaaaattaaaaagtGTTTAGAAGGCTGCTTTGTCAATCGATGAGTAGAAACATGGTAATGACTACATTTCTGGTTGTTGCCATGGTCAATGGAATGACCAGTGGCTTTACATCAATCATATATTAAATACACTTATCAATAATGATCAAAATCTTTGCAAATTTTGTAAAGATTTTGACTATGATTGAGAAGTATGTATGTATAAGTATTTGCAGTGACATGGAATAACCAGTTTATTGAACTTTTATATATGAATAACTAAGCAGCTGAATATGAACAGTTAATGTGGCGTTGTTTGGAGTCAAGGCATATTTTTGGACAAATGACATCACTACAAGTGACATCATAAGCATTTTCCCAATTCTCAATGTTTAAAGGCTTAAATTGGGGAGGCTGACAGCCCTGTATGTGTTGAGGAAACTATattaaataaaagtaaaattaatggttATAGCTATGCCATTCAGGCCcacaaggaaggaaaaaaagaaatgaggcATAAACCCTAAAATTGGCAGTATTTAAGATGATGCCATCAGAGCACTAATAATGATACCTCCAACAGCTTTTCAGCTCACcttattaaagattttgattaGTATTGATATCGAAGTACATACCATTTGCAGTAACATTGAATGACCAGTTTATTGCACTTAATATGAACTATTTATGTGGTATATATACATACATCATTCTGAGTCAACACATATTTTTGGACAAATGACATCACCACAAGTGAAAAGCATTTTCCCCATAATTTCTCAGTATCTGAAGACTTAAATTGGGGGTTTGACAGCCCTGTATGCATTGTGTTAACTATACTTAATAAAAGTGGGTGAATGGCTACAGgtacattagggagctttagcaatgacgacggcagcGGCAAGGAAAACGACGCTTAAAATGAGCACCGGCCAAATTGTGACTTTTTTcaattgtcccatcttgttcacattctatattgttggcaaagtacgctacaaatggattggtgtgcgcgacgtTTAATTAAATACAGCGAATTAGAGATTTGTGGATTTATGctaagttgtcatcaaaactgtaaatgaggtaatttcacaTTGTTGTTTTGTAGAGAATGGCActgacttgttcataagtgcgtgccgcacatgcagcacgTTTATTTTAACtcgctcaaccaatcaagttcttaatttgtggcgttgtcgttgccgttcccgtcattgatgctaaagctccctattattcaGGTGTACTGAggataaaaaaagagaaaagatatATACCTTGAAAGCAATATTGAAAATGATGCCATCAGAGCACTAATAATGATGCCTCTGACAGCTTTTCAGCTCACTTTATTCATTTTCTGTTGTAAGATTCTCTGTTTTTACAGGAACATAGCACAAAACTGCACTTATGTCAGCCATTCCTAAGTTTTCCCACCCATCCAGCACAGTAGGGTAGACCTCCCCTGCTGGGATTGTAATACCACTGTCAAATGGGAAAGAGTTGACGATGAAATATACCCTTCCATCAATTTCTACAGCTCCAAGTTTGTTTCGTGGAATGCGTTTTTGTTGTACAACAGACCATGCATCTTCTTGGTCATTGTAAACTTCAATGGCAGCTGGATCACCAGCTGGAATGCCACATTGTTCACTATGTGATGAATAGAGAGAGCACCTCCCCCCAGCAACATAGAGGTTATTGTTTACTACCAAAAGACTGGACCCAAAGTGTGGTGTTTTGGTTGATGCTTTTTGttcccaaacatttttctttGGATCGAAACAGTATAGAACTGATAAAAATACATCAGAATGAAAACTGAACGTATGTCTATAGTCTACCCGCcgaatttttccttgaccatACAATACGTATAAGCAGGATTTGTACACAACAGCTGCTTTGTTACAAAATGTCCTTTGGCTCAGGTCACAAACAGCTTTTGAGCTGGCCATAGATTGCCATTGATTTTTCACTATGTTATATCTGTAGGGTGAAGAGGACTTGTAAATGACATAGAGATGTTCTTCAATATTGCAAAAGGAGCCAATTTGAATACCTGATGAATGAGGAATTGGTGGAAGTGTGCTCCAAGTGTCACGAACTACATCATAACAACAAATAACAaagtttttgttgctttttgctGCAACATACAAATAATTACCAATAAGTTCAGCACAATAACATTCTTGAACGTCAGTTAGTTGCTGGATTGATGACAACTCTTTCCATGTTTTAGACTGGACATCAAAATAAGAGATTACTCTCTTGGGAAGAATGGCAACAATTACCTGGAAAACAAGGTCATCAACATTAGTTTTTTTTGTAGCTCAAAGCATCATGAATTGAACTCCTGTAGCTCTTGATGCCATGGCTGGGCAAGGGAGTTAAGATTTAAGATTATTATAAACTACtcaatattattatcagtaATGGTTTTAAGTGAAGCAAGCATATTGATTACATATCGAAAAAAAGCCTTGAAGCGCCTGTATTCCCTaaggattcttaaaaaaaattaatgttagtaGAGATGGAATCCTAAAAGTTTATCTGACAACAATAAGACCTATGTTAGAATACAGCATCCAAGTCTGGCAAGATATCCCtgaatttctttcaaataagctgGAATTAATTCATAAAAGGGCTCTACATATTATCTATCCAGGCCACAGTTATTTAAATGCCCTTAATATTACCAACCTTAGCAGCCTGAAAGAAAGACGAACTCAGCTCTGCTGTAAATATATTCGGAAGATGTCTTAAAATGACAACTCCATTAACTTCCTCATACTGAAAACAGCAACTAGTGAACATAGTTACAGCCTGCGGGCCGGCTACAACAAtagaaaattaatattgtttatGGTGATAAGAGTTGTAGCCGGAGCCAGCGTTCAGGTTCCTTTATCTCATTCAATAGTAAATATGTAAATAGTTAATAagatatttttgttgtttttatagtagtagtagtagtagtagtacgTGTAGTAGTAGTTGTAGTAGTAGCAGCAGAAGTGACAGAAAATCATTATTTCTTATTCAAATGAAAATTCCCATAAACTTAAGACCTATTGGTGTCAAAGACGTGCAACAAAGGCAATCAAATTTGCTGAGTTCGCCATCACAAACTGCAATAATTAATG
This genomic interval carries:
- the LOC136888128 gene encoding kelch-like protein 12, which gives rise to MVADSEILLSKCAQFREQGEFIDVRLKVGEEEFAAHRVVLAASSDYFHAMFAHGMKESYQDVIELKDENISVAAMKIIIDSIYSGEINVNDENVFEVLLAADHLQVTSVVQQCCKYLTETEVVELMFDVQTYCRVIMVADQHGLKDLKENTQRKMASMYKDICERKEFLSDMNANVLSDLLCRDDLNAPSENFVFKSVMQWIKYREEERMDVAAQVIGTVRLGLVDIKDVIEELDTEEMQAIPGIHMLLHRTLIHNYRPSSGSAFASEKARPRSMSPVIVAILPKRVISYFDVQSKTWKELSSIQQLTDVQECYCAELIGNYLYVAAKSNKNFVICCYDVVRDTWSTLPPIPHSSGIQIGSFCNIEEHLYVIYKSSSPYRYNIVKNQWQSMASSKAVCDLSQRTFCNKAAVVYKSCLYVLYGQGKIRRVDYRHTFSFHSDVFLSVLYCFDPKKNVWEQKASTKTPHFGSSLLVVNNNLYVAGGRCSLYSSHSEQCGIPAGDPAAIEVYNDQEDAWSVVQQKRIPRNKLGAVEIDGRVYFIVNSFPFDSGITIPAGEVYPTVLDGWENLGMADISAVLCYVPVKTENLTTENE